In one Zobellia galactanivorans genomic region, the following are encoded:
- a CDS encoding DUF6371 domain-containing protein, with amino-acid sequence MQYEIIYVPYTPNSKKDCPKCGGKKTLTLFMNRLTGEVYPDTFGTCDRQESCGYNNRPKRTTRTSKEVIKPTPPKPIDYIDIQEVINRELEGNNHFFTFLRGCIGTDGLNHVKMKYRLGTSIEHSKFVAFPQIDEKGRCRQIKEMLYDPKTGKRKKIKGAQRWAFEKFRYPNLNLEQCFFGSHLIAGNEKPIALVESEKTALICSYFIPDYIWLATGCLTMLTPQRCAFLKGRKLILYPDKGKAFAIWKMKAAKIKGTASITVSDYLETKSEVKEGDDLADLILKKL; translated from the coding sequence ATGCAGTACGAAATAATCTATGTTCCGTACACGCCGAACAGTAAAAAGGACTGTCCAAAATGCGGAGGAAAAAAGACCTTGACATTATTTATGAATCGGTTAACTGGCGAGGTATATCCCGATACCTTTGGCACTTGTGATCGCCAAGAATCATGCGGATATAACAATCGGCCGAAACGTACTACAAGGACTTCTAAAGAGGTAATAAAACCGACACCCCCAAAGCCAATAGATTATATCGACATCCAAGAAGTTATCAATAGAGAATTAGAAGGTAACAACCATTTTTTCACTTTCTTACGGGGTTGTATTGGAACTGATGGTTTAAATCATGTCAAAATGAAATATCGGCTTGGAACATCTATTGAACACAGCAAATTTGTCGCATTCCCCCAGATAGATGAAAAGGGTCGATGCAGACAAATTAAAGAGATGCTTTACGACCCCAAAACCGGAAAAAGAAAGAAGATTAAAGGGGCGCAAAGATGGGCTTTTGAAAAATTCAGATACCCTAATTTAAACTTGGAACAATGTTTTTTTGGATCACATCTAATTGCCGGAAATGAAAAGCCAATCGCCTTGGTTGAAAGCGAAAAAACAGCTTTGATTTGTTCTTATTTCATACCTGATTATATATGGTTGGCAACTGGTTGCCTCACAATGTTAACCCCTCAAAGGTGCGCATTTCTAAAAGGGCGAAAACTTATACTTTACCCTGATAAGGGAAAAGCTTTTGCCATTTGGAAAATGAAAGCTGCAAAAATAAAAGGCACAGCATCGATAACGGTTAGTGATTATTTAGAAACGAAAAGCGAGGTAAAAGAAGGTGATGACCTTGCAGACTTAATATTGAAAAAACTATGA
- a CDS encoding SOS response-associated peptidase has protein sequence MCYSTTLRKQREEIERNTRRQFAIPLEYTPYYRANGFAHPNLYIVKMDEPDMIYPAMWGLIPDFGKKDIQAFQKKYNTLNAKSETVLTSNTYKNSAENYRCLILADGFHEPHRFNNASYPYFCHYDDDSLFCFAGLYTELDDDFFSCSILTMPANEQFSKIHNQKKRQPLILDESFETDWLRPDLTSNGITELMKVGFTTKEIEAYPVTRDIYKRGFDADNLQSITKIDYPELNIQ, from the coding sequence ATGTGCTATTCTACAACATTAAGAAAACAAAGGGAGGAAATCGAACGTAATACCAGACGGCAATTCGCTATACCGTTGGAATACACTCCCTACTATCGGGCAAATGGATTTGCCCACCCTAATTTATACATCGTAAAAATGGATGAACCGGACATGATTTATCCGGCAATGTGGGGTTTGATTCCTGATTTTGGAAAGAAGGATATACAAGCTTTTCAAAAGAAATACAATACGCTTAACGCGAAATCCGAAACGGTCCTAACTTCCAACACTTATAAAAACTCGGCCGAAAACTATCGTTGTTTGATACTTGCGGACGGCTTTCATGAACCGCATCGTTTTAACAATGCTTCTTACCCTTATTTCTGCCATTATGATGATGATTCTTTATTCTGTTTTGCTGGCCTTTATACCGAATTGGATGATGATTTTTTTAGCTGTTCAATACTAACTATGCCGGCAAACGAACAATTTTCAAAAATTCATAATCAAAAGAAAAGACAACCCTTAATATTAGATGAAAGTTTTGAAACCGATTGGTTACGTCCTGATCTTACATCAAATGGCATTACAGAATTAATGAAAGTGGGTTTCACTACCAAAGAAATTGAGGCGTACCCAGTAACTAGGGATATATATAAGCGTGGTTTTGATGCCGACAACTTGCAATCAATAACTAAAATTGATTACCCAGAATTGAATATTCAATAA
- a CDS encoding penicillin acylase family protein: MKILKRLGKGLLLIFGLLAVVLGLFAWQLTPDYDGEKTLKHLTENVQVYYDTFGIPHIYGENEMDAFRALGYVHAQDRLWQMELLRRIASGRLAEVFGEELVKTDKFFLALGVDDVSVKTVSELNQNEIPVQLSQAYLDGVNEFIAEGATPIEFYLTGIDKEPFELKDIYNTMGYMAFSFAMAHKTDPLLTQIKDRLGYEYIRDLPINSDSTSLRIQSTPLAAADSVKRNVVDGVMASLEKLSIPLFEGSNSWVLSPEKTKNGKVIFANDPHIGFSQPSVWYEAHVSTPAYEKYGYHLAGVPFPLLGHDRTLAYGMTMFENDDIDFYYEESHATDYLKYRKGSSWGNYETVHKTIKVKDAEDVQFSYKKTHRGPILNGLADQIAGDRPVSMWWVYTEAKNKVLNALYGMSHARDRTEFENSLKDIHAPGLNIMYGDVEGNVAWWASAKLYHIPDSVNTKFIYEPNQGLPTQKQYLDFSNNPHAINPESRYVYSANNQPDSIGGRLYPGYYLPENRARRIVQLLDAKNDWDMQSVSKMINDVTSPVNIEIVRNLLDKIDTEGLNAEQLEIVGKLKDWKGDYPLDSIEATVYHRWLYLVLRNIFQDELGKALFDAMQNTHFLKRTIAPIIANEQSIWWDNISTEVRETPSDIITSAFRQAWLALSVSLGQDSSKWEWHRVHTLEHAHPIGQLESLRPYFNVGPFPVNGSREVINNMYFPYTEDGVYKVSSGPSTRRVIDFSDVENSISILPTGQSGNPFSPHYKDQAEMYIKGEFRKMMMNKEEIVKTSESLLIFEPADMD; the protein is encoded by the coding sequence ATGAAAATACTAAAACGGTTAGGAAAGGGGCTTCTTTTGATATTCGGCCTGCTGGCTGTGGTTCTGGGTCTATTCGCATGGCAGCTGACTCCAGATTATGATGGCGAAAAAACACTAAAACATTTAACGGAAAACGTACAGGTCTACTACGATACTTTTGGCATACCCCATATTTATGGGGAAAACGAGATGGATGCGTTCAGGGCACTGGGCTATGTACATGCCCAAGACCGTTTGTGGCAAATGGAATTGTTGCGGCGAATTGCCAGTGGTAGGTTGGCCGAGGTTTTCGGGGAGGAATTGGTAAAGACCGACAAATTCTTTTTGGCCCTTGGGGTTGATGATGTTTCCGTTAAAACGGTATCGGAGCTAAATCAAAATGAAATACCGGTTCAATTGTCCCAGGCCTACTTAGATGGGGTCAACGAATTTATAGCCGAAGGGGCTACCCCAATTGAATTTTATTTGACCGGAATAGATAAAGAACCTTTCGAGCTCAAGGATATTTACAATACTATGGGGTATATGGCCTTTAGTTTTGCCATGGCACATAAAACGGACCCTTTGTTGACCCAGATCAAGGATAGGTTGGGGTATGAATATATTAGGGATTTGCCGATCAATTCCGATTCCACTTCACTGCGAATTCAAAGTACTCCCCTTGCTGCTGCCGATTCCGTTAAGCGGAATGTTGTAGATGGGGTGATGGCTTCATTGGAAAAGCTTTCCATTCCACTGTTTGAAGGGAGTAATAGCTGGGTACTTTCTCCTGAAAAAACCAAGAACGGCAAGGTTATTTTTGCAAATGATCCACATATTGGCTTTTCCCAACCCTCCGTTTGGTACGAAGCCCATGTGAGCACACCTGCTTATGAAAAATACGGCTACCATTTGGCAGGGGTTCCTTTTCCCTTGTTGGGACACGACAGAACCTTGGCTTATGGTATGACCATGTTCGAGAACGATGATATTGATTTCTATTATGAGGAGTCACATGCTACGGATTACCTAAAGTATAGAAAAGGGAGTAGTTGGGGAAATTATGAAACGGTGCATAAGACCATCAAGGTAAAAGATGCCGAAGATGTGCAATTTTCCTATAAAAAAACACATCGCGGACCTATTCTGAACGGTTTGGCGGATCAAATAGCAGGAGATAGGCCGGTGTCTATGTGGTGGGTATACACCGAAGCGAAAAATAAGGTGTTAAATGCCCTTTATGGGATGTCGCATGCGCGCGACCGTACCGAATTTGAAAACAGCCTAAAGGATATTCATGCCCCGGGCCTCAATATTATGTATGGTGATGTAGAGGGGAATGTAGCTTGGTGGGCCTCGGCAAAACTGTACCACATACCCGATAGTGTAAATACCAAATTTATTTACGAGCCAAACCAAGGTTTGCCAACGCAAAAACAATATCTTGATTTCAGCAATAATCCCCATGCGATCAATCCCGAGTCGCGTTATGTCTATTCGGCCAATAATCAACCCGATTCCATAGGAGGAAGGTTGTATCCTGGTTATTACCTTCCGGAAAACCGGGCCAGGCGAATCGTTCAGTTGCTAGATGCTAAGAATGATTGGGATATGCAGTCGGTCAGTAAAATGATCAACGATGTAACCTCGCCGGTAAACATCGAAATAGTACGAAACCTTCTGGATAAGATCGATACGGAAGGCTTGAATGCCGAACAACTCGAAATCGTGGGGAAGCTTAAGGACTGGAAGGGGGATTACCCCTTAGATAGTATAGAGGCTACGGTGTATCACCGCTGGTTGTATTTGGTCTTACGCAATATTTTTCAAGATGAGCTGGGGAAGGCATTGTTCGATGCTATGCAAAATACCCATTTTTTAAAGCGGACCATAGCCCCGATTATAGCCAATGAACAATCTATTTGGTGGGATAATATCTCCACTGAGGTCCGTGAAACCCCGTCTGACATCATTACTTCGGCGTTTAGGCAGGCTTGGTTGGCCTTAAGTGTTTCATTGGGGCAGGATAGCTCAAAATGGGAGTGGCATCGGGTACACACCTTAGAGCATGCCCATCCCATAGGGCAGCTCGAATCCCTTAGGCCTTATTTCAATGTCGGACCCTTTCCGGTCAACGGAAGTCGCGAGGTTATTAACAATATGTATTTTCCCTACACCGAAGATGGAGTTTACAAGGTGAGTTCGGGGCCATCCACTAGGCGGGTTATCGATTTCTCCGATGTGGAGAATTCCATTAGTATTCTGCCCACCGGCCAAAGTGGAAATCCGTTTAGCCCTCATTACAAGGATCAGGCGGAAATGTATATCAAAGGGGAATTCCGAAAGATGATGATGAACAAGGAGGAAATCGTGAAGACGTCTGAATCATTACTCATATTTGAACCGGCCGATATGGATTGA
- a CDS encoding protein-disulfide reductase DsbD family protein codes for MKHIIVFISLFFSFLSLFGQDDDNPVKWSQEVRKINDTDYELVLKGDIYEGWHIYSQFTSEGGSLPSEFTYKKAGETYELLGETTESETVVEYSDIFEVDETFFKGSAIFTQKIRLLDPSVNQIDINFFYQICKEVCIPVDEDFSFVLDGGVAVTENKTIDERSKQLSSALKLDLKNKEALKDVKEDIGTGSSLWMVFGLGFLGGLIALLTPCVFPMIPLTVSFFTKHSKQKSKGVVNALLYGFFIVLIYFLLSLPFHVFDSVDSQILNTIATNIWLNIAFFLIFVFFSFSFFGYYELTLPSSWANKMDAASSKIGGVIGIFFMAVTLAIVSFSCTGPILGGLLGSTVLEEGDVAMNLSAGMTGFGVALALPFALFALFPAWLNSLPKSGGWMTTVKVVLGFLELALALKFLSNADLVGNWGILKREIFLAIWVVLYVLLTLYLFGIFRFPHDGPKAKLSMGRKAVGLLSMGVSIYILLGLLGVSNLKLLSGFPPPAFYSVSETESDCPLGINCFKDFEEGVAYAKKVDKPILLDFTGWACVNCRKMEENVWSEPDIYSILNEDYVLISLYVDDRKELPETEKFDFQYDSGRIKHIETVGQKWGTFQSVNFNAASQPFYVLMTPDLEILSHPVQYTDSETYRKWLQFGLARYKEK; via the coding sequence ATGAAACATATAATTGTATTTATCTCCCTGTTTTTTAGTTTTTTGTCTTTGTTCGGCCAAGATGACGACAACCCTGTAAAGTGGTCGCAAGAGGTGCGCAAGATCAATGATACGGACTATGAGCTTGTTCTTAAGGGCGATATCTACGAGGGGTGGCATATTTATTCGCAATTTACTTCCGAAGGCGGTTCCTTACCGAGTGAGTTTACCTATAAAAAAGCCGGCGAGACCTATGAACTTTTAGGGGAAACGACCGAAAGTGAAACGGTGGTGGAATATAGTGATATTTTTGAAGTCGATGAGACTTTCTTTAAGGGAAGCGCCATTTTTACCCAGAAAATAAGATTACTCGACCCTAGTGTCAACCAAATCGATATTAATTTCTTTTACCAAATCTGTAAAGAGGTATGTATACCTGTGGATGAGGATTTTAGTTTTGTTTTGGATGGAGGGGTTGCCGTAACGGAGAACAAAACGATAGATGAACGCAGTAAACAGCTTTCATCTGCGTTAAAACTCGATTTGAAGAATAAGGAAGCCTTAAAGGATGTCAAGGAAGATATAGGAACGGGGTCAAGTCTTTGGATGGTTTTTGGACTTGGGTTTCTCGGAGGCTTGATCGCATTGTTGACGCCCTGCGTTTTTCCTATGATTCCCCTTACGGTCTCATTTTTCACCAAGCACTCAAAACAAAAGTCGAAGGGAGTCGTAAATGCCTTGTTGTACGGCTTCTTTATCGTACTGATATACTTTTTGCTCAGTCTGCCCTTTCATGTTTTCGATTCGGTAGATTCGCAAATTCTCAATACCATCGCAACGAATATTTGGTTGAACATAGCCTTCTTTTTGATTTTCGTGTTCTTTTCCTTCTCCTTTTTTGGGTATTATGAGTTGACCTTGCCGAGCTCTTGGGCGAACAAGATGGATGCCGCATCTTCCAAAATTGGAGGGGTTATCGGTATTTTCTTTATGGCCGTTACCTTGGCTATTGTGTCTTTTTCATGTACGGGGCCTATTTTAGGGGGACTCTTGGGGAGTACGGTTTTGGAGGAAGGTGATGTGGCTATGAACCTTTCCGCCGGTATGACGGGATTTGGAGTGGCCCTGGCCTTGCCGTTTGCACTCTTTGCCCTTTTTCCTGCATGGTTGAATTCCTTGCCAAAATCTGGTGGGTGGATGACGACCGTAAAAGTGGTGTTGGGATTCTTGGAATTGGCCTTGGCCCTTAAATTTCTTTCCAATGCAGATTTGGTCGGCAATTGGGGGATTCTAAAACGGGAAATTTTCTTGGCGATTTGGGTGGTGTTGTACGTTTTGCTCACGCTCTACCTCTTCGGTATTTTTAGATTTCCGCACGACGGACCAAAAGCAAAACTCTCCATGGGCCGAAAGGCGGTAGGCTTGCTGAGTATGGGGGTTTCCATCTATATTTTATTGGGGCTCCTAGGGGTTTCCAACCTCAAGTTGTTGAGCGGTTTTCCTCCTCCTGCATTTTATAGTGTTTCGGAAACTGAAAGCGATTGCCCTTTGGGGATAAATTGTTTTAAGGATTTTGAAGAGGGCGTAGCTTATGCCAAGAAGGTAGATAAGCCCATACTGTTGGATTTTACGGGTTGGGCCTGTGTCAATTGCCGAAAGATGGAAGAGAATGTATGGAGCGAACCTGATATCTACTCTATTTTAAACGAAGACTATGTATTGATCTCCTTGTATGTTGATGATCGAAAAGAACTTCCCGAGACTGAAAAGTTCGATTTTCAATATGATAGTGGACGAATCAAACACATCGAAACCGTAGGGCAGAAGTGGGGTACTTTTCAAAGTGTCAATTTTAATGCGGCCTCGCAGCCCTTTTACGTGTTGATGACCCCTGACCTGGAAATCCTGAGCCATCCGGTGCAGTATACCGATTCGGAAACGTACCGTAAATGGCTCCAGTTCGGATTGGCTCGCTATAAGGAAAAATAA
- the tilS gene encoding tRNA lysidine(34) synthetase TilS, producing MLEEFKKHIEDQFTELVDDRFLLACSGGVDSVALLHLCARLDLDFAVAHCNFNLRGAESDADEGLVRDLAKKHKVKIYVNRFDTKSYSTQNKVSIQVAARELRYRWFSEIMDREGIKTLVTAHHADDSLETFLINLSRGTGIDGLTGIPVKSHNLSRPLLHFTREWILSYARAENLVWREDASNADTKYLRNKIRHEIVPALKELNPAFLANFQKTQNYLSQTALVLEHHISDLKSQCFEETAGVTRISVAKLLQLKPVSTYLYLLFKPYGFTEWNDVENLLSAMSGKQIQSKDYRLVKDRDYLLLVAKEAPDVNEYHIDEGDTVVSEPVSLKIEKVGEYVKSDLNTLYIDKKALKYPLTIRKWKKGDYFYPLGMTGKKKLSKYFKDEKVDVVSKEAQWLLCSGDAIVWVIGRRADERFKVSEHTSDIIKITLKQ from the coding sequence GTGTTGGAAGAGTTTAAAAAACATATAGAAGATCAATTTACGGAGTTGGTCGATGACCGCTTTTTATTGGCGTGCTCGGGGGGTGTTGACAGTGTGGCTCTTTTGCACCTGTGCGCACGATTGGATCTTGATTTTGCCGTGGCCCATTGCAATTTTAACCTGAGGGGAGCTGAAAGTGATGCCGATGAAGGTTTGGTAAGGGATTTGGCTAAAAAGCACAAGGTAAAAATATACGTAAACCGCTTTGATACAAAATCTTACTCGACTCAAAATAAAGTATCTATTCAGGTAGCGGCCCGGGAGCTTCGGTATCGCTGGTTTTCTGAAATTATGGATAGGGAAGGTATAAAAACCTTGGTGACGGCCCATCACGCCGATGACAGTTTGGAAACTTTTTTGATCAATCTTTCCCGGGGAACGGGTATAGATGGTTTGACCGGAATACCCGTAAAATCCCATAATCTTTCACGGCCTTTATTGCATTTTACAAGGGAGTGGATCTTGTCTTATGCCCGAGCGGAAAATTTGGTCTGGCGAGAAGATGCCAGTAATGCCGATACCAAGTATTTAAGAAATAAGATCAGGCATGAAATCGTACCGGCCCTAAAGGAATTGAACCCTGCCTTTTTGGCGAATTTCCAGAAAACGCAGAATTACCTTTCCCAGACAGCCCTTGTTTTGGAACATCATATTTCCGATTTAAAATCACAATGTTTTGAGGAAACTGCTGGTGTAACACGTATTTCTGTAGCAAAGTTATTGCAGCTGAAACCTGTTTCGACCTATTTATACCTGCTTTTTAAGCCCTATGGTTTTACGGAGTGGAACGATGTCGAAAACCTTCTATCGGCTATGAGCGGAAAGCAAATACAGTCAAAAGATTATCGTTTGGTAAAGGATCGGGATTATCTTCTATTGGTGGCCAAGGAAGCGCCCGATGTTAACGAATACCATATCGATGAAGGGGATACTGTGGTAAGTGAACCTGTTTCCTTGAAAATTGAAAAGGTAGGCGAATATGTTAAGTCTGATCTAAATACACTTTACATAGATAAAAAAGCGTTAAAGTATCCGTTAACGATAAGGAAATGGAAAAAAGGCGACTACTTTTATCCCTTGGGAATGACGGGCAAAAAAAAGCTGTCGAAGTATTTTAAGGACGAAAAAGTAGATGTGGTTTCGAAAGAGGCGCAATGGCTTTTGTGTTCGGGCGATGCTATCGTTTGGGTTATCGGACGTAGGGCCGATGAACGTTTTAAAGTATCGGAACACACCAGTGATATTATAAAGATTACATTAAAGCAATGA
- a CDS encoding anthranilate synthase component I family protein, with translation MRTNSSFVVSDIESFKEGLLLWAQQYDDVLWLDGNGHKNRYGSFDALLAVDALTLLQTDSEEAFEKLKEYQVLTNDYIFGYLSYDLKNDVERLFSKNADHLHFPELYFFQPKKIIKIIGDTVSFDYLRMVDDEIQSDFKAISGGDTFNVGEGSATKNIRIKLRIFKDEYFRQVQQMLAHIHRGDIYEANFCQEFYAEDTKIHPYRTYQRLNAISKAPFAAFLKMYDKFLLSASPERYLRKEGDKIISQPIKGTAKRSQQDSADAKLVSALQNDPKERAENIMIVDLVRNDLSKHAIKGSVQVEELCEVYTFEQVHQMISTVVAEVAPGANPVDLVKGTFPMGSMTGAPKVSAMKIIEELEAFKRGLYSGAVGYFTPDGDFDFNVVIRSILYNASEEYVSYSVGGAITAKAVAEKEYEECLLKAKAMREVLES, from the coding sequence TTGCGAACCAATAGCTCGTTTGTCGTTTCCGATATCGAAAGTTTTAAGGAAGGGCTGTTGCTGTGGGCCCAACAATATGACGATGTCCTTTGGTTAGACGGCAACGGGCACAAAAACCGTTATGGGTCTTTTGATGCGCTATTGGCGGTAGATGCCCTTACTTTGCTTCAAACCGATAGTGAGGAGGCTTTTGAAAAGCTCAAGGAATACCAGGTTTTGACCAATGACTATATTTTTGGCTACCTCTCTTATGATCTTAAGAATGATGTTGAGCGTTTGTTTTCCAAAAATGCGGATCATTTGCATTTTCCCGAGCTGTATTTCTTCCAGCCTAAAAAAATCATAAAGATTATAGGGGATACTGTGAGTTTCGACTACCTCAGGATGGTCGATGATGAGATCCAATCGGATTTCAAAGCTATTTCCGGGGGTGATACTTTCAATGTTGGGGAAGGCTCCGCAACTAAGAACATACGCATTAAACTGCGTATTTTTAAGGATGAATACTTCCGTCAGGTACAGCAAATGTTGGCCCACATCCATAGGGGGGACATCTATGAGGCCAACTTTTGTCAAGAGTTTTATGCCGAAGACACAAAAATACATCCTTATAGAACCTATCAAAGGCTAAATGCTATATCTAAGGCGCCGTTTGCGGCCTTTTTAAAGATGTACGATAAGTTCTTATTGTCGGCCTCGCCGGAACGCTATCTACGTAAGGAGGGCGATAAAATCATTTCCCAGCCGATCAAGGGTACGGCCAAGCGTTCGCAACAAGATTCGGCCGATGCCAAATTGGTCAGTGCGCTTCAAAACGACCCTAAAGAACGGGCCGAAAACATTATGATCGTAGATTTGGTCCGCAATGACCTCTCGAAGCACGCTATTAAGGGAAGTGTCCAAGTTGAAGAGTTGTGTGAGGTATACACTTTTGAACAGGTGCATCAAATGATATCTACCGTGGTGGCCGAGGTGGCCCCTGGGGCGAATCCCGTAGATTTGGTAAAAGGGACCTTTCCCATGGGGAGTATGACCGGGGCGCCAAAAGTCTCGGCCATGAAAATAATCGAGGAGCTAGAGGCTTTTAAGAGGGGCTTGTACAGCGGGGCCGTAGGGTATTTTACCCCCGATGGCGATTTCGATTTTAATGTGGTGATCCGAAGTATATTGTACAATGCATCGGAGGAGTATGTTTCGTATTCGGTAGGAGGGGCGATAACTGCAAAAGCCGTGGCGGAAAAGGAGTACGAGGAATGCCTTTTAAAGGCGAAGGCCATGCGTGAGGTTTTGGAGAGTTGA
- a CDS encoding NADPH-dependent FMN reductase: MAQILAFAGSNSSKSINYELVKYTASLIKDHEVQLLNMVNFPFPMFSEDYERENGYSNSLVELKEDLVKADGVIISVNEHNSGPSAYFKNLTDWLSRVERKFLEDTPVFLMATSNGKRGGMGALEITQNVLPRFGAEVVASFSLPSFGETFNKGEGIVSADLAKAHREALNQFLGKL; this comes from the coding sequence ATGGCTCAAATATTAGCATTCGCGGGAAGCAATTCCTCTAAATCTATTAATTACGAATTGGTAAAGTATACGGCATCACTTATAAAAGACCATGAGGTGCAGTTGTTGAACATGGTGAACTTTCCTTTTCCGATGTTCAGTGAAGATTATGAAAGGGAGAACGGTTACTCGAATTCCTTAGTAGAGCTTAAGGAAGACTTGGTGAAGGCGGATGGGGTAATTATCTCGGTGAATGAGCACAATAGCGGTCCATCGGCGTACTTTAAGAACCTCACTGACTGGTTATCTCGGGTCGAACGCAAGTTTTTGGAAGATACCCCGGTTTTTTTGATGGCTACTTCCAATGGAAAAAGAGGGGGGATGGGCGCCTTGGAAATTACCCAAAATGTGTTGCCGCGTTTCGGGGCCGAAGTTGTCGCAAGCTTCTCTTTGCCATCGTTTGGGGAAACCTTTAATAAGGGAGAAGGTATTGTTTCCGCTGATTTGGCAAAAGCACATCGCGAGGCTTTAAACCAATTTTTGGGTAAACTATAA
- a CDS encoding heparan-alpha-glucosaminide N-acetyltransferase domain-containing protein: MDKKTKRLYFIDAMRAWAILMMLQGHFIDGLLDPMFRDTSNVAFNIWKYFRGITAPVFFTVSGFIFTFLLIKGDKTGLQNPRVKKGVKRGLELLFIGYLLRMNLFGLLQGKIYDSFYLVDVLHCIGLSLLGIIGIYLLTQNRKKFVFPTVLLGITLTLFLFEPTYKTWGFSFLPDAFANYLTKNNGSVFTIIPWFGYAVFGSFLSIIFTKFKDFKYLYFVTIPLFAAVGMALVSYSSKLFLLLSQTTGLQLFADIYFNNYLFIRLGNVLVVFSIFMLIRGILKNSTLLKIGQSTLSVYIVHFIILYGSFTGVGLYRFFHHSLTPAVAISGALCFMVICTFTALRYEDNKEVIRLKIATSVRFALVKGEVLATSGFQTAKTLFFRLLRRVGLAKN, encoded by the coding sequence GTGGACAAAAAGACAAAAAGACTCTATTTTATAGACGCTATGCGGGCATGGGCCATTCTAATGATGCTACAAGGGCATTTTATTGATGGTTTGCTAGACCCTATGTTTAGGGACACTTCAAATGTCGCTTTTAATATCTGGAAATATTTCAGAGGCATAACCGCTCCGGTATTCTTTACCGTTTCAGGCTTTATATTCACCTTCCTTCTCATCAAGGGAGACAAAACCGGACTCCAAAACCCTAGGGTCAAGAAAGGGGTCAAAAGAGGTCTCGAACTCCTATTTATAGGCTATTTACTGCGAATGAACCTTTTTGGCCTTCTACAAGGCAAGATTTACGATTCGTTTTATTTGGTAGACGTATTGCATTGTATCGGTCTTTCCTTATTAGGGATTATAGGTATATACCTACTTACCCAGAACAGAAAGAAATTTGTCTTTCCAACGGTATTGCTAGGAATCACCCTTACGCTATTCCTTTTTGAACCGACTTACAAAACGTGGGGCTTCTCCTTTCTACCCGATGCCTTCGCCAACTATTTAACCAAGAACAACGGCTCCGTTTTTACCATCATACCTTGGTTTGGTTATGCCGTTTTCGGTTCGTTTCTATCGATTATCTTTACCAAGTTCAAAGATTTTAAATACCTCTATTTTGTAACCATACCGCTTTTTGCCGCCGTGGGCATGGCCCTTGTTTCGTATTCATCGAAGTTATTTTTGTTACTTTCGCAAACAACGGGTTTACAACTGTTTGCCGATATCTATTTTAATAATTACTTATTCATACGACTCGGTAATGTCCTGGTTGTTTTTAGCATTTTTATGCTTATACGCGGAATACTTAAAAACAGCACCCTACTCAAAATCGGACAAAGCACCTTATCGGTATACATCGTTCACTTTATTATCCTTTACGGAAGTTTTACAGGAGTGGGACTCTACCGGTTTTTCCACCATTCGCTCACACCTGCCGTAGCGATTTCAGGAGCCTTGTGCTTTATGGTCATATGCACCTTTACCGCACTTCGCTACGAAGACAATAAAGAGGTGATACGGCTCAAAATAGCCACATCGGTAAGGTTTGCCCTGGTAAAGGGCGAAGTATTGGCGACCAGTGGATTCCAGACAGCTAAAACCCTATTCTTTAGATTACTTAGACGGGTCGGTTTGGCAAAAAACTAA